A section of the Pochonia chlamydosporia 170 chromosome 2, whole genome shotgun sequence genome encodes:
- a CDS encoding calcineurin-like phosphoesterase domain-containing protein produces the protein MPQTEPFGNQKAAHQLRVAVVGCAHGQLDIIYATAKRQCDQRGWTLSDLDLVLICGDFQAVRNSRDLNCMSVPKKYRQLGDFHKYYSGEAVAPVLTVVVGGNHEASNYLFELYHGGWLAPKIYYLGAASVIRYGPWRIAGMSGIYDKNDYNKEHHERLPYSSHDIKSIYHVRRYDIDKLLQIREEVDIGLSHDWPAWVELFGDYKSLYSRKPHFLDSAKRDRLGSYAATEVMNHLRPLHWFSGHMHCRFPANISYASDKFENSVRKLKITQEIKSVLPVLKTDKRYFKTTSKPASQRSNGSFLALDKYKGDARGFLELMDLSLSRDDSGVSDDPSHFSRPYKLCYDEEWLAITRACTGTLQLQDRETLVVPPSRARFPSQKAISEHRKWVQENITKRGLLQIPENFMIHAPVFDETELSAHDQPNEYSNCQTAQFAELLQIPNVFTLETQDPDVDGNCAGDDFIVFGEE, from the exons ATGCCCCAGACGGAACCGTTCGGCAACCAGAAGGCCGCCCACCAACTGCgcgttgctgttgttggttgt GCCCACGGTCAGCTTGACATAATTTACGCCACAGCGAAGAGGCAATGTGATCAGAGGGGATGGACGCTTTCGGATTTGGACCTCGTTCTCATCTGCGGAGATTTCCAG GCCGTTCGAAACAGTCGTGACCTAAACTGCATGTCTGTCCCGAAAAAGTACCGCCAACTAGGAGACTTTCACAAGTATTACAGTGGCGAGGCCGTGGCTCCCGTTTTAACCGTCGTTGTAGGCGGCAACCATGAAGCTTCCAATTACCTCTTTGAGCTGTATCATGGCGGTTGGTTGGCACCAAAAATCTACTACCTCGGTGCCGCCAGCGTCATCAGATACGGCCCCTGGCGAATTGCGGGCATGTCAGGCATATACGACAAGAATGACTACAACAAGGAACATCATGAGCGATTACCGTATAGCTCGCATGACATCAAGTCGATTTATCACGTTCGGCGATACGACATCGACAAGTTACTCCAAATTCGggaagaagttgacattggaCTAAGTCACGACTGGCCAGCCTGGGTCGAACTCTTTGGTGACTATAAGTCACTGTATTCTCGAAAACCTCATTTTCTTGATAGCGCAAAGAGGGATCGGCTAGGCAGTTATGCCGCCACAGAGGTTATGAATCACCTGAGACCGCTACACTGGTTTTCGGGGCACATGCACTGCAGGTTCCCTGCCAACATCAGCTATGCCTCAGATAAATTCGAGAATTCAGTGCGGAAGCTAAAAATAACACAAGAGATAAAGTCCGTGCTTCCGGTCCTCAAAACTGATAAACGATACTTCAAGACAACGTCGAAACCAGCGAGTCAACGGTCAAATGGGTCGTTCTTGGCTCTGGACAAGTACAAGGGCGATGCAAGAGGCTTCCTTGAACTCATGGACCTGAGCCTTTCAAGAGATGATTCTGGTGTGTCTGACGATCCCAGCCACTTTAGCCGTCCATATAAGTTGTGTTATGATGAGGAGTGGCTAGCCATAACTCGGGCCTGCACAGGAACTCTTCAATTGCAAGACCGCGAAACACTCGTAGTGCCTCCCTCCAGAGCACGATTTCCATCCCAAAAAGCAATCTCAGAGCACAGGAAGTGGGTGCAAGAGAACATAACCAAAAGGGGACTTCTCCAAATTCCCGAAAATTTCATGATTCACGCTCCAGTATTCGATGAGACGGAACTCAGCGCGCACGACCAACCGAATGAATATTCCAACTGTCAAACTGCTCAGTTTGCAGAGCTATTACAAATTCCAAATGTATTCACATTGGAAACTCAGGATCCGGACGTTGATGGCAATTGTGCTGGAGACGACTTTATCGTGTTTGGGGAAGAGTAG
- a CDS encoding amidase (similar to Cordyceps militaris CM01 XP_006666020.1) produces the protein MSPVTSNSFKEDFSNWSADDTILALRNKRLTVREYISGVLRNAERGKPLNAFINLLSDQALIAADKLDHAIARGEPLPPLAGLAIVAKDNINIAGVPTTAGTNALRNATPSTTALSLKKLMVAGAIVVGKTNMHELAFGITSTNLSPFAGPVHNPYAVNMIPGGSSGGTAVAVSSRVVTCGLGTDTGGSTRIPAALTGIAGFRPSVGNGGGQRRYHDDHEVVPISHTRDTVGTLGRSVSEIALLDSIITERPRAQPAKLHGVRLGIPPVLWAGLDKDLERIVTKAQDTLQKAGVVLVKDDMPNLLELDSTIGLPIALHEPLADIPAYLQASGIKDTSLQDIVNGISSPDVKTIFASVMNDTFGGVYDEVMTVRRPALQKLYADYFQAHKVDAIIFPTTILPATPIDTIHGSGNVSINGGPPIDTFTAYTRNAGPGSDAGIPGLSIPVGMTPVGLPVGIELDGPLGGDERILSLGLALEKVFGRLPPPKP, from the coding sequence ATGAGCCCAGTAACTTCGAATTCCTTCAAGGAGGACTTCTCCAACTGGTCTGCAGATGATACGATACTTGCTCTACGAAACAAGCGCTTGACGGTGCGCGAGTACATCTCGGGTGTCCTCCGGAATGCAGAGCGGGGAAAGCCTTTGAATGCATTCATCAACCTGCTGTCCGACCAGGCATTGATTGCAGCAGACAAACTGGACCATGCAATTGCTCGAGGCGAGCCGTTGCCTCCTTTGGCTGGCCTGGCCATTGTTGCGAaggacaacatcaacatcgctGGCGTCCCGACCACAGCCGGCACAAATGCCCTTCGCAATGCCACGCCAAGCACGACAGCCCTAAGCTTGAAGAAACTGATGGTTGCTGGTGCTATCGTCGTTGGGAAAACCAATATGCACGAACTAGCATTTGGTATCACAAGCACCAATTTGTCGCCCTTTGCTGGCCCAGTGCACAACCCTTATGCCGTCAACATGATCCCTGGTGGTTCGTCGGGTGGAacggctgtggctgtctCTTCCCGAGTTGTGACCTGTGGATTGGGCACAGATACTGGAGGTTCTACACGCATCCCAGCTGCTTTGACTGGAATTGCAGGCTTCCGACCCTCTGTAGGTAACGGAGGTGGTCAGCGACGATATCACGACGACCACGAGGTCGTCCCAATCAGCCACACCAGAGACACCGTTGGAACGCTGGGTCGCAGCGTTTCTGAAATTGCCTTACTTGACTCGATTATTACTGAACGACCACGAGCACAACCTGCCAAGCTCCACGGCGTCCGCCTCGGCATCCCTCCCGTGTTGTGGGCTGGGCTAGACAAGGACCTTGAAAGGATAGTTACTAAAGCACAGGACACTCTTCAAAAAGCGGGTGTTGTACTGGTCAAAGATGATATGCCGAATTTGCTTGAATTGGATAGCACTATAGGCCTTCCCATTGCATTGCACGAGCCCCTTGCCGACATTCCTGCCTATCTACAAGCCTCGGGTATCAAGGACACCAGCCTCCAAGATATTGTTAATGGAATTTCGAGTCCGGACGTTAAGACTATTTTCGCATCAGTAATGAATGACACCTTTGGAGGCGTATATGACGAGGTCATGACCGTTCGACGCCCAGCTCTTCAGAAGCTATATGCGGACTATTTCCAAGCGCACAAGGTTGACGCAATCATATTCCCAACCACAATCCTCCCCGCCACTCCGATAGACACCATACATGGTTCCGGGAACGTTTCTATCAATGGAGGGCCGCCAATCGACACCTTCACCGCCTACACCAGAAACGCCGGCCCCGGGAGTGACGCTGGCATACCGGGCTTGAGCATACCTGTGGGAATGACGCCTGTAGGTTTACCGGTTGGTATCGAGCTTGATGGGCCTCTTGGAGGTGACGAAAGAATCCTCAGCTTGGGTCTGGCCCTGGAGAAAGTTTTTGGCCGCCTGCCTCCCCCAAAGCCTTAG
- a CDS encoding srpk protein (similar to Metarhizium robertsii ARSEF 23 XP_007824736.2) — translation MAATPFQVEAWTEYAIGMLILLGRIAYRIHVVGWNWHGDDFFAIAAVFFLTGETAMLEMIGQWGSIVGMTDSIALTLTDEEKHRIVKGAKADIAGWCLYITLIWCLKACMLFFYRRLTLDTRQRRLVTVAAIACVCSYIATIGVVLLRCLPFHKNWQIYPYPGDNCSSPNQIFLTLVITNVSTDLLILYIPLPLLWVVQLPWSKKCVYGLWLTTGIFVIVASLLRCILSIKDASEVDVSTIWAIRETFVGIISVNAPVLGPWIIKKCTFIAQSVSSKDRSRSDGQNRGISIVTIGRQSYRLDRLKRDGMKHNPPGWTTINDSEEYIMEDQLHDGSNNTTASNQAASSKV, via the exons ATGGCCGCTACGCCATTCCAGGTGGAAGCCTGGACGGAGTATGCCATCGGCatgctcatcctcctcggccgAATTGCTTACCGGATACACGTCGTGGGTTGGAACTGGCACGGTGACGACTTCTTTGCCATAGCAGCTGTTTTCTTTTTAACG GGAGAAACAGCCATGCTGGAAATGATAG GTCAATGGGGTTCCATTGTTGGCATGACCGACAGCATTGCACTCACGCTCACGGACGAGGAAAAACATCGCATCGTAAAGGGTGCCAAGGCAGACATCGCCGGGTGGTGTCTCTACATCACCCTCATCTGGTGCCTCAAAGCATGCATGTTGTTCTTTTACCGCAGGCTTAC ATTGGACACCCGACAGAGACGGCTCGTAACTGTGGCTGCGATAGCCTGCGTTTGTTCATACATTGCAACAATTGGGGTAGTTTTGTTACGGTGCCTACCATTTCACAAGAATTGGCAAATCTACCCTTATCCCGGAG ATAACTGCAGCAGCCCAAATCAAATATTCCTCACATTGGTAATCACCAACGTCTC CACCGATCTTCTTATCCTCTACATTCCACTTCCACTGTTATGGGTTGTGCAGCTACCATGGTCCAA GAAATGCGTATATGGGCTGTGGCTCACGACCGGTATTTTCGTAATTGTTGCAAGCCTTCTGAGATGCATCTTGTCCATCAAGGATGCAAGTGAGGTTGACGTTTCCACCATCTGGGCAATTCGGGAAACA TTCGTTGGCATTATATCCGTAAATGCACCAGTCCTCGGCCCATGGATTATCAAGAAATGCACCTTCATCGCCCAAAGCGTCTCATCCAAGGATCGGTCAAGGAGCGATGGGCAAAACAGGGGAATCTCCATCGTGACCATCGGTCGGCAAAGCTACCGACTCGACAGACTCAAGCGAGATGGCATGAAGCACAACCCCCCAGGCTGGACAACGATCAACGACAGCGAAGAATACATCATGGAGGATCAATTGCAcgatggcagcaacaacacgaCCGCATCGAATCAAGCTGCGTCTTCAAAGGTTTGA
- a CDS encoding D-xylulose reductase A (similar to Aspergillus oryzae RIB40 XP_001824953.1) — protein MRFAADPPGTHGVLTQLFRVPEDFIHRIPECLSLQEAVLVKPLSVAVHGVRMAKLAPGQAVLVQGSGTVGLLCAAVASAFGAKTVCVADINETKLDFARSFVNCMTFLSDPTVSPADDAARFKKENRMPNGVDVVLECTGVQSSAQTGLHASAAGSTFVQIGMGRPEQTLPLGTMMEKEVTLKTSFRYGPGDYDIAIELLSAGKVQVGTMISSVVPFEHATEAWEKTKRGTGIKNLIQGVQD, from the coding sequence ATGAGATTTGCTGCAGACCCCCCAGGAACTCATGGTGTTCTTACTCAACTTTTCCGAGTTCCAGAAGATTTTATTCACAGAATTCCTGAATGTCTTAGCCTACAGGAGGCAGTCCTAGTTAAACCGCTCAGTGTGGCAGTCCATGGTGTGCGTATGGCCAAACTAGCTCCAGGACAAGCTGTCCTGGTTCAAGGCTCTGGTACTGTCGGATTGCTTTGCGCGGCAGTCGCAAGTGCATTTGGGGCAAAGACAGTCTGTGTTGCAGACATAAACGAGACCAAGTTGGACTTTGCGCGTTCTTTTGTCAACTGCATGACTTTCCTTTCAGATCCCACGGTATCTCCcgctgatgatgctgcgaGATTTAAAAAAGAGAACAGAATGCCAAATGGGGTGGATGTCGTCTTGGAATGTACTGGTGTCCAGTCTTCTGCGCAAACGGGTTTGCATGCATCCGCGGCTGGATCTACTTTTGTGCAAATCGGGATGGGGAGACCGGAACAAACTTTGCCTTTGGGCACCATGATGGAAAAGGAAGTCACTCTCAAGACATCCTTCAGGTACGGTCCTGGCGATTATGACATTGCTATTGAGCTTCTGAGTGCGGGCAAGGTGCAAGTAGGCACGATGATTAGCTCCGTCGTGCCATTCGAGCATGCGACAGAGGCATGggagaaaacaaaacgaGGAACCGGCATTAAGAACCTCATTCAAGGTGTGCAAGACTGA